The following coding sequences lie in one Vanessa atalanta chromosome 1, ilVanAtal1.2, whole genome shotgun sequence genomic window:
- the LOC125077657 gene encoding uncharacterized protein LOC125077657, producing the protein MDRGIPTRLAPTITSNLNDTMDEAAKHLAKIGTDKGEALQHLVNLMKEQGDAPLAQIQGYQQSYNDGARRIENASSLTNEKVDKGIYESVRGKLTNLTENKPAPEHMKEMPAIIDESAKFLAAPFPESEAEKRRVLADLMARKGDEIIGQEGIYKVTYKEGGDEIMNAPVGIDKSQDENSKKQLLEKMNSVIPDNKLKNLLKEPVNEGATHLSNIIKGRGEAMQVIHDEMKKGNDKSFLKVGKFSKTYGESADMLSSAPHFGDQNPSPVLVEKVDKKIKQLPTDKLSETAKPYIADVSDIATNYIAGVATKECGLNAKALAALGETDEIDSKANITDDVPVSTSSPTAYTSTEPLNIDDDERIRRTRRKREALEEERLRAVSDVDPEREQALHILHSKLRSRGGEILYKQPQTELTHGQASQWLSMKSPMKVDKCVKESADTARLHKKFERKLSNLVANATPVDMFDAMQDVIIESSRILSEYFVSQNF; encoded by the exons ATGGATAGAGGAATCCCAACTAGATTAGCTCCCACGATAACTAGTAATTTAAATG ATACCATGGATGAAGCTGCAAAACATTTGGCAAAAATTGGAACAGATAAAG GCGAAGCATTACAACATTTGGTGAATTTAATGAAAGAGCAAGGTGATGCTCCTTTGGCCCAAATTCAGGGATATCAACAGAGTTACAACGATGGCGCGCGAAG gATAGAAAATGCATCTTCTTTGACAAATGAAAAAGTTGATAAAGGTATCTACGAATCTGTAAGAGGAAAGTTAACTAATCTAACGGAAAATAAACCAGCCCCTGAACACATGAAAGAGATGCCAG CTATTATCGATGAAAGCGCAAAGTTTTTGGCTGCTCCATTTCCAGAGA GTGAAGCTGAAAAAAGGCGTGTTTTAGCTGATCTTATGGCAAGAAAAGGAGATGAAATAATAGGACAGGAGggtatttataaagtaacataTAAAGAAGGAGGAGACGA GATAATGAACGCTCCTGTGGGAATTGATAAATCGCAAGACGAAAATTCTAAAAAACAGTTACTTGAAAAAATGAACTCAGTGATACCAGATAATAAGTTGAAAAACTTACTTAAAG AACCAGTAAATGAAGGCGCAACCCATTTAAGTAACATAATTAAAGGAAGAG gggAGGCAATGCAAGTTATACACGATGAAATGAAGAAAGGAAacgataaaagttttttaaaagttgGAAAATTTTCAAAGACCTACGGTGAATCTGCAGACAT gttaTCAAGTGCACCTCATTTTGGTGATCAAAATCCGTCACCAGTTTTAGTTGAAAAAGTGGACAAAAAGATTAAACAACTTCCTACTGACAAACTATCAGAAACGGCCAAACCTTACATTGCGG ATGTTTCCGACATTGCTACTAATTATATAGCTGGGGTGGCAACGAAAGAAT gtGGACTAAACGCAAAAGCACTTGCAGCATTGGGCGAAACAGACGAGATTGATAGCAA AGCTAATATTACTGATGACGTACCAGTATCAACTAGTTCTCCTACTGCTTATACGAGTACAGAACCTTTGAATATAGATGACGATGAAAGAATAAGGAGAACAAGGAGAAAACGAGAAGCATTAGAAGAGGAAAGACTTCGTGCTGTATCAG ACGTCGACCCAGAACGCGAACAGGCTTTGCACATACTCCACAGCAAGTTGCGTTCGCGTGGAGGAGAAATACTCTATAAGCAACCTCAAACTGAACTGACCCATGGACAGGCCTCACAatg GCTATCAATGAAATCACCTATGAAAGTGGACAAATGCGTTAAAGAATCTGCAGACACGGCACGTCTTCATAAAAAGTTTGAACGCAAACTTAGCAATCTAGTTGCAAACGCTACGCCTGTAGATATGTTTGATGCAATGCAAG ATGTCATAATTGAATCTTCAAGAATCCTATCGGAGTACTTCGTATCTCAGA ACTTTTAa
- the LOC125077674 gene encoding uncharacterized protein LOC125077674, with amino-acid sequence MPRHSIKTEALKILIEQMDRAGDSVILRHGSIRKTYSNGADLLRPKNADQISVQNADPVVSRKIQLKLRHLMSSCTPDKYLPLMDDVIEDATSYLAVHLLQSQVIQICKCMKNVFVQCELWCDEILRRVSRPCCTCARHTSAQALIDLTEPEERVFVKPGTSKPYHGHEISLIQCPSKLNKLRSNKSERPNIQPCPAKKRTIECDKTTVSYLFHANECHRRDNNSNRGRVPGLFSNPVDSVPSFSSIKPVVFKSSSKEDTQPISNYEDSPDLERKGRETEASSPVSFYTPQSQSTDSQGRSTERPFWLSPTTMMAQLYTPVKRQQEPTSPVIKQATSIHISRRMASVKRGYNARAPIVTTDQMADWHSMMVSLMWNVQAWRNWIQENIDRALTSSHTGVMSEESWTTFQRQITIEALQWRQYNNFSRQLTLRLAQRYRDKNIISPTRGTVKTAAYMECQDEMLDIIDMFRRWTHWLTVVIRETDSFQPTSCNESEHNMRWRLFKKKVKEYSEDWKVYNLHLKLCWEQKYKRLIADWLPGWSSTEPVWVVSACGAVPGGAVAAGVYDGEVTWVARTTHRCNVVPAALLPSKHCCIVYSDGGVHQYTKYQVMCNAEVSWLACRAGAGGVCGAGQVRAVRAAPGVHVGRVLYRGSHLVGAVHAPCYRCHVVIFDRPFAFDCYELLVLSDDVHSSS; translated from the exons ATGCCGCGGCATA GTATCAAAACtgaagctttaaaaatattaatagagcAAATGGACCGTGCGGGAGATAGTGTTATATTACGTCATGGATCTATTCGTAAAACTTATTCTAATGGTGCTGATTT attacGCCCCAAAAACGCTGATCAGATAAGCGTCCAAAATGCAGATCCCGTAGTGTCAAGGAAAATACAACTGAAACTTCGACATTTAATGAGCTCGTGCACGCCtgataaatatttaccattGATGGATG atGTAATTGAAGACGCTACCTCGTATTTGGCAGTACATTTATTGCAATCac aggtaATACAAATATGCAAAtgtatgaaaaatgtatttgtgcAATGTGAACTATGGTGTGATGAAATATTACGTCGTGTTTCTCGACCATGTTGCACTTGTGCGCGTCATACTTCTGCGCAAGCCCTCATCGATCTCACGGAACCAGAAGAGAGAGTCTTTGTAAAACCTGGAACATCTAAACCATACCATGGGCACGAAATATCTTTGATACAATGTCCttcaaaactaaataaacttaGGTCAAACAAAAGTGAAAGGCCAAACATTCAACCATGTCCAGCCAAAAAACGGACTATTGAATGTGACAAAACTACGGTTTCTTATCTATTTCATGCCAATGAATGTCATCGACgagataataattcaaatagagGAAGGGTACCAGGGCTTTTTTCTAACCCAGTTGACTCAGTTCCATCATTTTCTTCAATAAAACCAGTTGTTTTTAAAAGTTCAAGTAAAGAAGATACACAACCGATAAGTAATTACGAAGATTCACCTGATTTAGAAAGAAAAGGACGAGAAACTGAAGCGTCGTCTCCAGTATCTTTTTATACTCCTCAAAGCCAAAGTACTGATTCCCAAGGCAGGAGTACAGAGCGGCCTTTTTGGCTTTCGCCGACTACTATGATGGCACAACTTTATACTCCAGTCAAAAGACAACAAGAGCCGACCTCACCTGTAATTAAACAAGCTACCTCTATTCATATATCTAGACGAATGGCATCAGTTAAACGTGGATATAATGCtc GTGCTCCAATAGTAACGACAGATCAAATGGCCGATTGGCATTCCATGATGGTAAGTTTAATGTGGAATGTTCAGGCGTGGCGAAACTGGATTCAAGAGAATATAGATCGAGCGCTGACATCAAGTCATACTGGCGTAATGTCAG aagaATCTTGGACGACATTTCAAAGACAAATCACTATTGAAGCCTTACAATGGAGACAGTATAACAATTTTAGTCGACAATTAACACTCCGGCTTGCTCAAAGATATAGGGATAAAAAT atcatATCTCCGACTAGAGGCACAGTTAAAACTGCAGCTTATATGGAATGTCAGGATGAAATGTTAGATATTATTGATATGTTCCGCCGATGGACGCACTGGTTGACTGTTGTA ataagaGAAACGGATTCGTTTCAACCAACCAGCTGTAATGAATCTGAACATAATAT gaGATGGAGactttttaaaaagaaagttaAAGAATATTCAGAAGACTGGAAAGTATacaatttgcatttaaaactATGCTGGGAACAAAAGTACAAGAGATTAATTGCAG ACTGGCTCCCAGGATGGAGTAGCACAGAACCGGTGTGGGTGGTAAGTGCATGTGGCGCGGTACCCGGAGGTGCCGTGGCAGCCGGCGTCTACGACGGAGAGGTCACGTGGGTAGCTAGGACCACACACAG ATGTAACGTAGTGCCTGCTGCTCTACTGCCATCGAAACATTGTTGCATTGTGTACAGTGACGGCGGAGTACAccaatatacaaaatatcaa GTGATGTGTAATGCGGAGGTGTCGTGGCTGGCGTGtcgcgcgggcgcgggcggcgtgTGCGGCGCGGGGCAGGTGCGGGCGGTGCGCGCGGCGCCCGGCGTGCACGTGGGCCGCGTGCTGTACCGCGGCTCGCACCTCGTGGGCGCCGTGCATGCACCCTGCTACCGCTGTCACGTCGTTATATTTGATCGACCTTTCGCCTTTGACTGCTACGAGCTACTCGTCCTTTCGGATGATGTGCACTCGTCGTCCTAG
- the LOC125064582 gene encoding putative phosphoenolpyruvate synthase: protein MDLIDILLQAGLFTAAVVVYLIFIRKSSNRRGFYREPGWNYPLKLILARYAVKRWKSQLPKNNLYETPRPNQTEGCDEISLRASAPDGSAVLLGIRKLCGRKPIAEVTVHIKLADGSCYKLLEHPQTAVSEWVPMDKGWSAGGLKIQVTKHLDHLRIIYNGILRRTEDNKTQHVKFNLLWASATSVVQHPKDWSEQLAAETLSLERWRDGNWSKLLNSCGKGSGSWMQWGALQGRFQSFNADGVIERNEYLRLRGVRERSWALSYKEIRRTITVTVAARDGTAVQIRGVSYHNNFTQCISGSVRLPNFMVKSVTSSDLIMSDFCENANGIPNTYTINVSTTNDRNLKVILRINKDEGRFISGPDQHEIVYRTVNVSINGEHGTGILELGYETLAPNPVNHLKPLPVLKCLTEKEAGEAGHCASFEESAAFCTNYVGGKGASLALLASVQTEEGYRVPPGFCITTKAFNKHLEANPDLKKAISEIEADNDNYEETKFKEKCEKAYNLFISTAIVEDVKDSILIYLSELKKKATAQNLGDKLRFAVRSSAVGEDSEALSAAGQNDTILGCVSDDDVLRGVQRCWASMFAFTSAYYRRQNGQVCECAGGVVVQVLVAPRTAGVMFTAHPQQGDPTRLLLTANYGLGESVVSGSVEPDTVIVRRELDGTLSIAQLNLGSKTHKVTTSENGVTTTNVSEHEKNMPCLSESEIFRLARLGISQEKLWGVARDIEWAIYNDDIFLLQARPITSLERWTEEELLHELDFPIMADDELVTFANTGEVLPKPLTALSYDVVFSPLEKGVSSLIRTNGDGYDKNIIVTHGRCALASYNAVYRRVPKKMDVNIRMLEMAIHGHKVADEEIFNTALQRRRPQLTDKLFVIFDMLKTLTTSKWVMDETIKSVNVMNLNVDTDDPIVLLDTIIGVEGDMYQYMKNHGSTSCASTFSQFIAMTVLLEGKSDFTPEECNEISTLLSSGDVLSAEVPNELDKLVRKLDKLGRLQEFREQNPQNALTWLKNNVPRVYNDVCNFLDQHGHRAIMEFDLSTKPWSLVPEDLMKVLMQMRPSKGDVQQKISDDIIASLKTPKKSSTRSVLRWVVPLCHRAVRHREATKAHLILAVHKLRLATRRLARLLERRWLLPRADLIYYFRVHELREYVATRDPVLLRKAIQRHQFYPSWCKLKFSEIHKGWPKPLTFEGPKITTGEVKLKATSVCGGDVIARACVIRDLSEISTLQQGDVLITHSTDIGWSPYFPLLSGIITELGGLISHGAVIAREYGLPCIVGATNATELFKTGDKIRLSGFEGVVEKVSVLDEAESNTKKV from the exons ATggatttaattgatatattacttCAAGCCGGTTTGTTTACTGCCGCTGTAGTTGTTTACTTGATATTCATACGAAAGTCTTCAAATAGGAGAGGATTTTATCGAGAACCGG gaTGGAATTACCCTTTGAAATTAATCCTGGCGCGATACGCCGTCAAACGTTGGAAGTCGCAATTACCAAAGAATAATTTGTATGAGACCCCTCGGCCTAATCAGACCGAGGGTTGTGATGAGATTTCATTACGGGCTTCTGCACCGGATGGTTCAGCGGTACTGTTGGGTATACGTAAACTGTGTGGAAGAAAACCTATTGCAGAGGTCACCGTTCATATTAAGTTAGCAGATGGGAGTTGTTATAAGCTGTTAG AACATCCACAAACAGCAGTCAGCGAATGGGTGCCTATGGATAAGGGATGGAGCGCGGGTGGACTAAAAATACAAGTGACGAAACATCTGGATcacttaagaattatttacaatggCATACTAAGAAGAACCGAGGATAACAAAACGCAGCATGTGAAATTTAATCTTTT ATGGGCGTCCGCAACGAGTGTGGTACAACATCCGAAAGATTGGAGCGAACAGCTTGCGGCGGAAACTCTGAGTCTAGAACGCTGGCGAGACGGAAACTGGTCAAAATTGTT AAACAGTTGTGGTAAGGGTTCTGGTAGCTGGATGCAGTGGGGTGCATTGCAAGGTCGTTTTCAATCATTCAATGCTGATGGAGTAATCGAAAGAAATGAATATCTTCGTTTAAGAGGAGTCAGAGAGAGAAGTTGGGCACttagttataaagaaataagaCGTACTATCACTGTGACAGTGGCAGCCCGAGACGGAACAGCCGTTCAAATACGAGGAGTatcttatcataataattttacaca ATGCATTTCAGGAAGCGTGAGATTACCAAATTTTATGGTGAAAAGTGTAACTTCATCGGATTTAATTATGTCAGATTTTTGTGAGAATGCGAATGGAATACCTAATACGTACACAATTAACGTAAGCA CTACAAATGATCGCAACTTAAAAGTAATCCTTCGGATTAATAAAGACGAGGGGCGCTTTATCTCAGGTCCGGATCAGCACGAGATAGTATATCGTACAGTCAATGTCAGTATCAACGGCGAACACGGCACTGGTATTCTAGAGTTGGGATATGAAACATTAG ctCCTAATCCGGTGAACCATCTCAAGCCATTGCCTGTTTTGAAGTGTCTGACCGAGAAGGAGGCGGGCGAAGCTGGTCACTGTGCCTCGTTCGAAGAGAGCGCCGCGTTTTGTACCAACTATGTGGGGGGCAAGGGTGCCTCACTCGCACTCTTAGCTTCAGTACAAACAGAAGAG gGATACCGCGTACCTCCAGGGTTTTGTATTACGACTAAAGCTTTCAACAAACATTTAGAAGCCAATCCTGATCTCAAAAAAGCGATTAGTGAAATTGAAGCTGATAATGACAACTATGAGGAAACTAAGTTTAAGGAAAAATGTGAGAA ggcgtataatctatttatttctaCGGCAATAGTTGAAGATGTAAAGGATAGTATATTGATCTATCTTAGTGAATTGAAAAAGAAAGCTACTGCCCAAAATCTCGGAGACAAACTAAGATTCGCAGTAAGATCGTCGG CGGTCGGTGAAGACAGCGAAGCGCTATCCGCTGCTGGACAGAATGATACGATTCTTGGTTGTGTGAGCGATGACGACGTGCTGCGTGGAGTGCAACGGTGCTGGGCGTCCATGTTCGCATTCACAAGTGCATACTATCGCCG ACAAAACGGTCAAGTGTGTGAATGTGCGGGTGGCGTGGTGGTGCAAGTGCTGGTGGCACCACGTACGGCCGGCGTCATGTTCACAGCGCATCCGCAGCAGGGCGACCCCACCAGGCTGCTGCTCACCGCCAATTACGGCCTGGGAGAG agtgTGGTGTCGGGATCCGTGGAACCAGACACGGTTATTGTGAGGCGCGAGTTAGACGGGACACTCTCAATAGCACAGCTCAATCTTGGGTCGAAAACCCACAAAGTTACTACGAGCGAAAATGGCGTTACTACGACAAACGTATCTGAGCACGAAAAAAATATGCCTTGCTTGTCCGAGTCTGAGATATTCAGATTGGCTCGGTTGGGCATATCCCAAGAGAAACTGTGGGGCGTTGCAAGAGATATAGAATGGGCGATATACAAT gatgatatatttttgcttCAAGCGCGACCGATCACTTCTCTAGAGCGATGGACAGAAGAGGAACTCTTACATGAACTTGACTTTCCTATTATGGCCGATGATGAACTAGTCACGTTCGCTAACACTGGCGAG GTCCTACCGAAGCCACTCACAGCATTAAGTTATGACGTTGTATTTTCACCACTCGAAAAAGGCGTGAGCTCTTTGATACGAACGAACGGTGACGGCTATGataagaatattattgttacacATGGCAGGTGTGCTTTGGCGTCATATAAT GCAGTGTACCGCCGAGTACCAAAGAAGATGGATGTGAATATTCGCATGTTAGAAATGGCAATACACGGCCACAAGGTGGCGGACGAAGAGATTTTCAACACAGCCTTGCAAAGAAGGCGACCTCAACTCACGGATAAACTTTTCGTTATATTTGATATGTTgaag ACTTTAACAACTTCAAAATGGGTCATGGATGAGACGATCAAGAGCGTTAACGTTATGAACCTCAATGTGGATACAGATGACCCTATTGTATTATTAGATACCATTATTGGAGTAGAGGGCGACATGTACCAGTACATGAAAAACCACGGCTCCACGAGCTGTGCGAGTACATTCAGTCAATTCATTGCTATGACAGTTTTGTTAGAAGGAAAATCAG ATTTTACACCCGAAGAATGCAATGAAATTAGTACGTTGCTTAGTTCAGGAGATGTTCTGTCGGCTGAAGTACCAAATGAACTCGATAAATTAGTTCGAAAACTGGACAAACTTGGAAGGTTACAAGAATTCAGAGAACAAAATCCTCAAAATGCTTTAACTTGGTTAAAAAACAATGTTCCAAGGGTTTACAATGATGTCTGTAACTTTTTGGATCAACACGGCCACAGAGCTATCATGGAA TTTGATCTATCAACAAAACCATGGTCATTGGTACCAGAAGATTTAATGAAAGTGCTCATGCAAATGCGTCCATCAAAGGGAGACGTACAACAGAAGATTAGTGATGACATTATAGCTTCTCTAAAGACTCCAAAAAAATCAAGCACGAG ATCCGTGCTGCGCTGGGTGGTGCCGCTATGCCATCGCGCAGTGCGGCACCGCGAGGCCACCAAGGCGCACTTGATCCTCGCCGTCCACAAGCTGCGGTTGGCGACGCGGCGGCTCGCGCGTCTGCTAGAGCGTCGCTGGCTACTGCCACGCGCAGACCTCATCTACTACTTCAGGGTGCACGAACTCCGAGAATATGTGGCAACGAGGGATCCTGTCTTACTGAGAAA agcAATTCAACGACATCAGTTCTATCCGTCGTGGTGCAAACTGAAATTTTCCGAAATTCACAAGGGCTGGCCAAAACCTCTTACCTTTGAAGGTCCAAAAATTACTACTGGCGAAGTGAAATTGAAAGCTACTTCCGTATGCGGAGGGGATGTTATTGCGAGAGCTTGCGTCATAAGAGATCTTTCAGag ATAAGCACACTGCAACAGGGCGACGTATTAATAACACATTCTACGGATATAGGATGGTCACCCTACTTCCCCTTGTTATCGGGAATCATTACGGAGCTTGGAGGACTCATTTCACACG GAGCAGTCATAGCCCGCGAGTATGGTTTGCCTTGTATTGTGGGCGCCACGAACGCCACGGAGCTTTTCAAAACCGGGGATAAGATTCGACTATCTGGTTTCGAGGGAGTTGTAGAAAAGGTCAGTGTTTTGGATGAAGCCGAAAGCAACACGAAGAAagtgtga
- the LOC125066641 gene encoding cleft lip and palate transmembrane protein 1-like protein, producing MKYISITLILSLIFAGYVINTIWTLAEIFIPPECSRGERCFSNYLASNPVQHLVLYTSVKEYPYRNGIYEASVNKVHTSLKFDYRNEATVVVTLKIPRKTRNNGTFYMHAVLLDEKRLYDDFIDIFRTESVHTLPLVTHIEPQAATFNLLQSNDEGKKQNTEKKLKPYSHIATVAPLAILTDNLNLPVHKIPAELYPYMRVRGEKFLPIIQHNVLKSRISHLQLLNSSTPEVNVTVTVAPATYGSLRLALHVRLALEQLHGLGFSNKDVDDVKGIFADTNLYLLSATVLIASCHLLFDFLAFKNDVSFWKRKRSLAGLSARTVIWRAFSQLVIFFYLLDEQTSLLVLVPAGISAVIEAWKVSVVLHVRVAREGWRLRVWRARADAAERSTARADREAMRYLSLLLYPLCGAGALYSLLYEPHRGWYSWALTSVVNGVYAFGFLLMLPQLFVNYRLRSVAALPWRAFMYKAFNTFIDDVFAFIITMPTAHRVACFRDDLVFLVYLYQRWLYPVDKTRTDTAASMDENPEELEPIKQKDD from the exons ATGAAGTACATTTCAATTACTTTGATTTTGTCACTTATTTTTGCGGGATatgtaattaatactatttggACATTAGCCGAAATTTTTATTCCACCGGAATGTAGTCGTGGCGAAAgatgtttttcaaattatttagcATCAAATCCCGTACAGCATCTAGTATTATACACTTCCGTTAAGGAGTATCCTTATAGAAATGGAATCTATGAGGCATctgtaaataaagtacatacTTCCTTAAAGTTTGATTATCGGAATGAAGCAACCGT GGTGGTGACACTGAAAATACCTCGTAAGACCCGTAACAATGGAACATTTTATATGCATGCAGTTTTATTAGATGAAAAACGGCTTTACGAcgattttattgacatatttcGTACAGAGTCCGTTCACACATTACCTCTAGTAACACACATTGAACCACAAGCCGCTACATTTAATCTTCTACAGTCCAAT gatgaaggaaaaaaacaaaacacagaaAAAAAGCTTAAACCATACTCACACATAGCTACAGTTGCACCATTAGCAATTTTAACTGACAACTTAAATTTACCTGTTCATAAAATACCTGCTGAATTATATCCTTATAtgag aGTACGAGGTGAAAAATTCCTTCCTATAATACAgcataatgttttaaaatcccGAATTTCCCATTTGCAACTGCTGAACAGCAGCACACCGGAAGTTAATGTAACTGTCACTGTAGCTCCGGCTACATATGGTTCTCTGCGCCTGGCATTGCATGTGCGACTTGCATTGGAACAACTACATGGCTTGGGTTTCAGCAATAAAGATGTTGATGATGTTAAAGGAATATTTGCTGACACCAATCTTTATTTACTATCTGCAACAGTTTTAATTGCTAGCTGTCAT TTATTATTTGACTTTCTGGCATTCAAGAATGATGTGTCCTTTTGGAAGCGAAAGCGGTCGCTGGCTGGTCTCTCTGCTCGGACCGTTATTTGGCGTGCTTTCTCACAATTAGTCATTTTCTTTTATCTGCTAGATGAACAAACTTCATTATTAGTTCTCGTTCCCGCCGGTATCAGTGCAGTAATAgag GCGTGGAAGGTGAGTGTGGTGCTGCACGTGCGCGTGGCGCGCGAGGGCTGGCGGCTGCGCGTGTGGCGCGCGCGCGCGGACGCGGCCGAGCGCAGCACGGCGCGCGCCGACCGCGAGGCCATGCGCTACCTCTCGCTGCTGCTCTACCCGCTGTGCGGCGCCGGCGCGCTATACTCGCTGCTCTACGAGCCGCACCGCGG CTGGTACTCGTGGGCACTGACGAGCGTGGTGAACGGCGTGTACGCGTTCGGGTTCCTGCTGATGCTGCCGCAGCTGTTCGTGAACTACCGGCTGCGCTCGGTGGCGGCGCTGCCGTGGCGCGCCTTCATGTACAAGGCCTTCAACACGTTCATCGACGACGTGTTCGCCTTCATCATCACCATGCCCACCGCGCACCGCGTGGCCTGCTTCCGCGACGACCTCGTCTTCCTCGTCTACTTGTACCAAAGATG GTTATATCCCGTAGACAAGACCCGAACCGACACCGCTGCCAGCATGGACGAGAACCCCGAGGAGCTGGAGCCCATAAAACAGAAAGATGACTGA